A stretch of DNA from Apis cerana isolate GH-2021 linkage group LG8, AcerK_1.0, whole genome shotgun sequence:
tttcttatattcaattacataaccttattttttaaagttgaaacaaatttttgtagttcataatttcatattttatttcgtaaatttagtcaatgtaataatatttataaaatcatttttaaagtataatgGTTTTTCAGTGTACTCCAGAATGTCatctacattaaaatataaaataaaatttataaatttttaaagatattactCTGATTCTCTTAAGGATCCGGTTCTTATTGTGTATCATCAGGAGTAGGAAGTGATTCTGAAGTGATGGCAGAATTAGCAGCATTTCTTGGTCAAGAAATTCCTGAGGGAAGAAGTAATCTAGCtgataatcatataaatcttGAACGAGTCGCTGATTATTGCGaagcaaattattttcaagcagaaaacaaaagaatagCTTTAGAAGAAACCAAAAATTTTACCACTCAGTCATTGGCTAGTGTAGCCTATCAAATAAATACCcttgcttataattttttacaattattggaTTTACAAACATCTCAACTTGCTGAAATGGAAAGCCAAATGAATCATATTGCTCAAACAGTTAtgatacataaagaaaaagtagCTAGAAGAGAAATTGGAGTTTTAACAGCCAATAAAATTACAGTAcgtcaatataaaattattgcaccAGCAAATCCTGAGAAaccaattaaatatgtaaggAAAAGTATAGATTATACAATTTTGGATGATATTGGACACGGAGTACGTAGTAGTGGTACTCCAAGAAGTAAACAACGTGGAGGAAGTCAAGGCAGTGTTCAAAGTTTAGGTGCAGCTTCTACTGGTTCTGGATTAGGTGCTACTATAGTAGGACCAGCTCCTACTACTAAACCACCTACTCCTCCTCAGACAGTAAGAActggtaaataaaaaaatgtaatatatgcttatgttttaaaataattttccagttatttaatatatgaattttttgttttttctttaggaatattgaacaaaatacaatatatccttatgttttaaaataattttcagttgtttaatatatatattttgttttttctttaggAACATTGAGCAAAGGGTCACGAGAATACAGAACACCACCTGCAGTTGCTCCACCTCAAGTTCCTAGTCATTATGCTCCCAATTATCCACTGGGTCATCCAAGAAGAGAACGTGGTCCTGGTTATAGTACTTTACCTTTGCATGCTCATACTACATCTCATTCAACTCACAATACCAATCATAATGCACATACAACAAATACTGCATCTCAACATACTTCACCACCTCAAGTAGGAACAGTTCATCCATTGCAAAGTCATCCACAAACACCACCACCAGCACCACCTAGTGTAACAGCAGGATATGTTCAAGAACAACACAATAGTATGCCtcgtaagtattttttttttcgatttacattaatttttaaataataaaggacagaataaagattgatttttgttttcagCCCCACCTTCACCATTAGTCGGTATAACTGGTAATACATTAGATTTTACCAGTTATCATACATTGTCGGAAAGATTAAATCATCAAGTTAGTCGAAGTAGTGGCGCTAGTAGCCCACCATTACCACCGCCTCCACCACCGGAACAAGAAGAACATCCGCAATTTGGTAGACCTACACAATCTAGTGGTGCTATTATGCCTATTGTACCAGATGAGGAAGATTTGCCTGGTTGGgttccaaaaaattatattgaaaaaggtacatcgtgatatatttttaaatatagtaaatataaataatattaaaatataataatatattatcattttagttgttgcaatttatgattattatgctGATAAGGAGGATGAATTAAGCTTCCAGGAAAGCTCTGTAATTTatgtattgaaaaagaatgac
This window harbors:
- the LOC108000944 gene encoding abl interactor 2 isoform X2, producing MAEYRVGSDSEVMAELAAFLGQEIPEGRSNLADNHINLERVADYCEANYFQAENKRIALEETKNFTTQSLASVAYQINTLAYNFLQLLDLQTSQLAEMESQMNHIAQTVMIHKEKVARREIGVLTANKITVRQYKIIAPANPEKPIKYVRKSIDYTILDDIGHGVRSSGTPRSKQRGGSQGSVQSLGAASTGSGLGATIVGPAPTTKPPTPPQTVRTGTLSKGSREYRTPPAVAPPQVPSHYAPNYPLGHPRRERGPGYSTLPLHAHTTSHSTHNTNHNAHTTNTASQHTSPPQVGTVHPLQSHPQTPPPAPPSVTAGYVQEQHNSMPPPPSPLVGITGNTLDFTSYHTLSERLNHQVSRSSGASSPPLPPPPPPEQEEHPQFGRPTQSSGAIMPIVPDEEDLPGWVPKNYIEKVVAIYDYYADKEDELSFQESSVIYVLKKNDDGWWEGVMDGITGLFPGNYVEPCV
- the LOC108000944 gene encoding abl interactor 2 isoform X1 codes for the protein MAEYRSGSYCVSSGVGSDSEVMAELAAFLGQEIPEGRSNLADNHINLERVADYCEANYFQAENKRIALEETKNFTTQSLASVAYQINTLAYNFLQLLDLQTSQLAEMESQMNHIAQTVMIHKEKVARREIGVLTANKITVRQYKIIAPANPEKPIKYVRKSIDYTILDDIGHGVRSSGTPRSKQRGGSQGSVQSLGAASTGSGLGATIVGPAPTTKPPTPPQTVRTGTLSKGSREYRTPPAVAPPQVPSHYAPNYPLGHPRRERGPGYSTLPLHAHTTSHSTHNTNHNAHTTNTASQHTSPPQVGTVHPLQSHPQTPPPAPPSVTAGYVQEQHNSMPPPPSPLVGITGNTLDFTSYHTLSERLNHQVSRSSGASSPPLPPPPPPEQEEHPQFGRPTQSSGAIMPIVPDEEDLPGWVPKNYIEKVVAIYDYYADKEDELSFQESSVIYVLKKNDDGWWEGVMDGITGLFPGNYVEPCV
- the LOC108000944 gene encoding abl interactor 2 isoform X3; translated protein: MAELAAFLGQEIPEGRSNLADNHINLERVADYCEANYFQAENKRIALEETKNFTTQSLASVAYQINTLAYNFLQLLDLQTSQLAEMESQMNHIAQTVMIHKEKVARREIGVLTANKITVRQYKIIAPANPEKPIKYVRKSIDYTILDDIGHGVRSSGTPRSKQRGGSQGSVQSLGAASTGSGLGATIVGPAPTTKPPTPPQTVRTGTLSKGSREYRTPPAVAPPQVPSHYAPNYPLGHPRRERGPGYSTLPLHAHTTSHSTHNTNHNAHTTNTASQHTSPPQVGTVHPLQSHPQTPPPAPPSVTAGYVQEQHNSMPPPPSPLVGITGNTLDFTSYHTLSERLNHQVSRSSGASSPPLPPPPPPEQEEHPQFGRPTQSSGAIMPIVPDEEDLPGWVPKNYIEKVVAIYDYYADKEDELSFQESSVIYVLKKNDDGWWEGVMDGITGLFPGNYVEPCV